TCCACTTCCAGATCAGGCTAAACACAATGGGGAAAGAGATTTGGACTGCGAGGGCAAACACTGCAACACCCAGTAGCAGGACACCTGAGAGCCCACACTCCGTCCAACTGGAGGCCAAGGCCTCAGGCTTGTACAATGGGACAGATGACAACTGTCTCAGAGGAACCCAGGAACGATGTAAAAGGTGCCAGACTTTCTGTGACCAAGGCACAGGGCTTGACTCAGTGCTACCTTTAATCCAGAATTAGCTGCAAATACAAAAACCAACCATCTCCAAAGCTGTTCTCCAGAACCGTGCAAAGCTGCTGGGCCCTCGAAGATTGGTGCACAAGGAGCGCTCTCTCCATCCTGTCTGCTTTAAAAATAGCCTAACCTACGTAGCAGGAGGCTctcccctgccttcctcctggAACATCACGCATGGATGTACCCTGCTCCTGCCCAGTAACAAGAGCAGTTACTGCCACAGCGAATGAACTCATGTACCGTGTACACTAGAACTTCCAATAGCAGTAACTCAGACCTCCTCCAGCCCGTCTGACGGCCACTGCTGCTCGTGGCCCCAACTCTATGGGCTGCATATGCAAGACCCAGCccttaagccaggcatggtggtagatTGATTCCTGGTCCTACCGCTTGGGAGGTGGGTGAAATTCAGGGGCTCAAAGTCATTCTTGATGGCACAGCAAATCTGAGGCTACCTAGGACTACGGGAGTTGCTGTCCATCAAAACAACAGACTCCTTCCTGTCCAAGAAGGTAACCAAACCAATATACCAAAGGTAAAAATACATATTCCACTCCAACGAGGTTCCTAAAACAATGGAGGGGGAAATAGCTGAACCTACCAATAAAATCTATTGCTTCTTGAAAGTGGGAGCTGATGTCAGCCGTGTGGCTGTCCTCCACAGGGATCCACTTGTAGTGTAGGTGGGTGGTGCAGGCCTCAGAGGTCCGGCGGGAAACATTCAACAGGGCTGTGATGTGCAGGTTGGCGAGGAACTCGCACTTGGATGCATGGTAGGCACTTCCAAGGTAGAGGAAGGGAAGGATTTCAACTGGGCCACCCTAGAGCGGGGACAAAGGACAACCAGGAAATATCCGATTAGCTTGCTCAtttgagagaagaaaaacaacaatccCGACCTAGTTGTTTCTTCAGGTGGGAGGttccctttctggtttccagGTAGAGAGGGTTCAGAGCCAGGGCAATTCAGCCAAGAGTGTGGGTGGTACCTCCATCCTGGCAAACTCTCTACCCTCATGACTCAGTGACAGCAAAACTCACAGGGACCACAGTTCCCTTTCTTGCACACACAGAGAAGGTTAGAATTCCTAGCAGTCTTCGGATGCTGACAGGGATGGGAAGAGGTGGAGAACGGAAGAGCCCCTGTTAAAGTTTATACTCCCCTGAGAGAAAGAACCAGCGCAAGGCACTGCACCTCAGGGCAGCTTCCTGAACAATCCATCCATCAGACAGAAAAGGCTTGGATTGAGTATCCTCTTTTCCAGCATTTTTAAATCATGGACTCTCCCCCCACAAAAAGTATGTTTCTTAGAATTGAAAATAACCACTACCTACCCAGAATTCAGACTCAGAAAAGCTGTTGGACCACAGAGGGGCTTCCCCACCCCTGACCTTCACAGGGGGTGTAGGAGTTAGAGGGCTGAGGTCATCACCCACACCCAGATGTCTGAAACTCCAGACAAAGCCAAAGACATCCACCCCAGAGGTGAGACTGACAGGGCCCTGGTAAGAGAGACTTGGTAATCTGCAGATCTGAGGGTTCGAAGGTGCGGAGAGGAGGCCGGTGACTGTTGGAGCCCCACATTTCCTGTTTTTCTATTTCCTGCCGCCCCAAAAAGAGTGGAATGGAAATGCTTAGCCAGACCAGTAGTAAGGGACCAAGTGAGAGGGGTTGGGAACAGGCAGGTCGCAGCCTATCCAGCACTTGAGGTGCTTAAGCAAAAGCAACTTTAACCACGCAGACAAAAGGAACAGAGAATCTGCGTACGGTTAATATTAACTTGCATGgaagcacaaacacagacacacacagacacacacacacacgtttcttGAGATGGACTCTCATGTACCGCAGACAGGCCTCAAACTCTACGCTGGGCTGGGCGCAGGGTGCAGTTCAACATTCCTACTTCTatctcccgaatgctgggattaaaggcgtgcacctccaTGCCCTGTTCAGGAGGCACTGGAGGCTGAAGCCAGAGGCTCGGTGTGTGGCagtcaagcactctaccaactgagataCAAATCTACAACCAGCCTTCTTATGAGCACCTTCAACGTCAGAGGCTCAGATACCTATAGCTACTAATCTCACAACGGATCTGTAAGGTAAGGTAGAGATGCCATTTTACAGACAGTTACTCGAGGGTCTTCGCTGAGGGCTTTACAGCTCAGGATGAGGGCTGCTTCTGGTTTACTCCTCCCTGAGAGGTGCTCTCCGTGTGGAGCCAGGCTGGCCCGGAACGAAcgcactgtgtagctcaggctgtctttgaaTATAGAGCTGGTGTTATGGGTGTGTACCAGGCTTGGCTATCCCGGCTCAgtaaaaacaggaagaaagtattttccttttttcttgccTTTCTCTAAGAAATCCACTTGCACCCTTCCAGAGGCAGTGTTGTGCAAAGGTTAGGAACCAACGAGAAGCTCTGGGTGAAAACCTAGCTTCTCGGCCACTAGGAGCGTGGGCAGCTTTGATAGACCCTAAACAAAAAAACTGGGAACCATGCTTATCCTCTGGGGATATTTGGTAAGACGTAACAGAGACAATGAATGCACTATTAACTTTCTATTATGTAGCTGTTATGTTCATTCAGGTGAAGAAGGAATAAATAGAAGGCAGCCTCTGTCCTGGGGAAGAAGGACACAGGGCAGAAGATTCTTCATAGATTACTGAAGCTCAGTGCTCCCCACAGGTCTGGTCTTAGCCGGAGGACAGACTacatcccctccccctactcccagTCCAGCCCAGCCTAGCCCAGACCAAGCTCCCTACTGCTTAGAAACTGGAAAAATGGTAGAGAGGCCCTTCTTAGGAAAGAGGTCAGAGATTCAAGTCCAAAACTCCACTCTACCTTTCATCAGCTATAGCCCCACCCGACACCCACTCCCATGCCCCGTGGCACCAACAGCCACCCCCTCAAAGAAGTAGGCTGGACACTCCTTCCAACTTCCCCTGCAGCCTGGCCCATCTCAGTactgaaattctatttctttccttttctgagtcTTCTATTCAACTCAAGAAGAAGACACCAAGGACTGTCAGAAAACCCAGAGGATGTGACAGATTCACAATGGCCTCTCTTGATGCACGGGGGTTCCCGTGGTGAGGGCTGAAGACATATCAGAGCACCCCGCCCTCAGTGGGCCAAAGGTCTACAGAGCTTTCACAACCTGCTGCCAGGCCCtatttctctttcagtttctGAGAAAGGAGCAAAACATagcccaaattaaaaaaagaaaaaaaaaaaaaagccaacaagcAAACACAGGCATCCGGCTTAGACGGATGCCGTGGCCTCGGACTCATCCCGCACACTgatttttcatgaaagaaaataaatagaacgCCATGACTCGGGCAGCCGGCCAGGCTCAGAGGCTTCCACAGATCCCACTAGAAACAGgaccactttttaaaattagaactcTGTCCCCAGGGGCTGGGTTCTGCCCATGGCAGGGACCTGCTGTTGTCAGTCGCGTCTAGAAGCTCTTTATTAGGTTTTGCTAGGTATGTTCTTTGTCTGGGGGAAAACCTGGTCTCCTCCTTCCAAGTCAGGTGTCTAAGACAACGGGAAAGGAATAAGAACAGAGAACTGAAGAACAGCCATGAGCCCGGGGAGGCCTTGAACCAGCAGAGGCCATGAGCCCAGGGAGGCCTTGAACCAGCAGAGGCCATGAGCCTGGGGAGGCCTTGAACTAGCAGCCAGAGTCTTTGCAAACTGGCCTTACACTGATTGACAGTCATCCCACTAATACACAAAAGGACCTTGCCCTCTGTGAGATGCatacaagcaaaatactcatatgcataaaataaaactaatcttaaaacaaaacaaaacaaaaaaccaaaggaagCCTGAAAGTCAGCTCTGAATATCTTCAGGGAAACCCAAACTGATATTTCCAAGTTTCCCCGAACCTCCCAAGccagctaataataataataatgttatctcttccttcctcctttctccagaAGCTACCCAGCATCCTGTGGCCCAGGGACTTCGGTTAACTGTGTGTGCTGGAAGAATGCCCACTTACTCCTGGATGGGAACTCCTGCTGGCAAGTGACAGCAGCACTCTGTGAAGTGTCCGTTCCCTTATTACATAGAGTCAGCCCGCGAGGGGACGCTGAGGAAGGGACAGAGTCGGCGGCTGAGCAGTACATACCTGGTCATAAGCTGGTCTGTGGGCGACACTGAGAATGGGCTTTCCGCACTGGCTGAGGAGGCCTCTCTCACCTTCAATCTTCTCTTGTGAAGAGGGCTTCACATCCACACAGCACTCAGGATACTGTGAGTAGAAGGTCTCATAACCCCCTTCAAAAATAAAGGGATAGGCAAAACATGAGCCAGGCAAAAGCACTGGGTTCCCAAACCATCGGGAAATCTGCCCCAAACTGCGTGAGAAGCCCAATGGCAAGCACCCTGAGTTAATAATACAGCTTCTAGTTATACAAGAAAACAGAACCAGGGCAGGTGagggggctcagtgggtaaaggcacaaagcctgaggacctgattcCTCCTGAGAACCACACAAGGGAAAGAGAGACCAAGCCTGCAGATTATCGATGACACACGCATGGTCAATAAGTAAGGTAATTTTAAGAAAACCACACAAAACCACTacttttagaataaaaaataaactactCACATAGTACCCCCACCCCTTCTAAAAGTCTGTCATTTGGGGCTGGAAGGCTCAGTCATTCACAGTTTCTTCTGTTCCTGTGCATACATAGCACGCATATATccaccataaacaaacaaacaaacaaacaaacaaatacatttttaaaggtcTCTCAACAAGAGGCAATGATTAACGTTTTCTGTCTATCAGAAGTGGCCTATCAGGCACCTGGTTAATATTAACCATATcctttcaaaaaaaccaaaagctatttttttctcatttatgtaCAACAAAGGTGTGACTATGCAAAGTTTCTTCAGTTTCTAAGACCCCTAAATTGGCTCTCCCCCAGCCTGTCTGCTCTAAGCAAAATTGCAGCTGTATCCTCTCCTACTCCTGAAGGAGCTCGCCCTCTCTCACTTGAAAGGTCCTAAAGTCACTGACAATCTCTTCTACAGGTCCAGTGTGGCCGTAAATCAAGTTAATACATTCTAAACCAAATGGGAAAGGCAGACTTCTGGACACGTGAGGGTGGCGGTATCGTATTTCAACTCCCCCATATGGCTCACTTAAGGGTTAAGGGGAGTCTCCAAAGATGAGCAGGGGagcacatgcctataatgccTGGAGGCTGctgcaggaagaagaggaggaggaaggggaggagctgttGATgattgtctcagaaaaagaaaaagaaaatgaacaggtAACAGAAATGTTCTCAGAGTCTCAGGACCAGTAGGGAAAAGCTGGTAACTCTGCTCCAGAGGCCCTTAGAAAGCCAAGGCCTTATAGATGGACTGGACATCCTTGCTTAGGAACCTCTGTTCTTACAGACAGCAACATGAGGTACTTCAGAGAGCCTCCAGAAAACCTACTTGGCTTTCGCTGGCCTCAAGGATTCACTTGCTGTCATGTTACCTGCTAAGTCCACATCCTGAGACAAAGCCCTTTCTAAAAaccttcctttcttgtttctgtcttttgGTACTGAcagcccagcagtggaggacttaCTCCTGCAGTCAGAAAAGGGTTAATGGAGTCTACAGAGGCCTCCAACTCCCTCCCGTGAGCTGCAGCCAGTTCCTAGGATGAGTCACCTTGTCCTTCTGGCTTCCTGTCAGCTTCTGCCGCCCCTGTCCCCATTTAGTGCTCCCAAACCGCCCCTGTGGTCACTAGACAAACAGCTCCCGGGCTCCCTGGCAACATTTCTGGTCTTCCACAAACGGTCTCGTGCTCTGTCATGAAGACAGGGTGCCTGACTAGAAGGGGTTAGGAGTAGAGGTGAGGCCTGGGTGGCTCAGTTTCATTATGCAGCCCCCTTAGAGATTGATGCTAATCCACATATCCTGGGGGGGGGGCGAAGGGGGGTATTTCCTAGTCAATAAATCATAGGGTTAGGCCTGGGTTCAACAGTTTGGgttccaaaacaaaataagaggTCTGTGGGTATTTGGAGAAAGTCTAGCCCAAGCACTCCCAAACTGGAGGAAGAGAGGCCTCGGGGCTACCTTATCTCTAGGCCTTAAATAGACCATTTAAAGCTGTCGGGCAAGAGGGGCAGAAAGAGGTGTTGCTTACAACCTAACATGAAACAAGGCAGTGTCTCAGAGTAGCTGAAGGACAGACATAGGGCTTGCCTCTTCAGGCTGGGGTCAGGAGATTAGGTCTCTGCCTTCCACCCACTCCCATCGGAGGTGTGGAGGCAGAACATTCCTCTCTGCTGTCTCACTTGTGCCTCATTCAAGATTGCAAGAGTGCTAGCAATTCCTCAGGCCGCTTCCACCTTCTTCAGAGTGAGTCTACTTTCAATCATCACTGCGTTGccaaaggaacagaggcagcacACCGGCTCTCTGTATAAAAAAGCCCCAGCCACCCAACCGGGGCTTCAGCATCTCATTTCAGTCGGAGAGGGAACTGTAGGAAGCACGCATAAGGGGCCTGGTACCACTCCCCAGCTGCCGCTGGGTCAAGCCAAATGCACATCTGGAATGCTCTATTTAagagacagggattctctcctTTGCCACAGCCTGAACTTCAGTGGTGTCATAAGGGCAGCAATACCTATCAACTACCAAATGCATATCACTTTTGATCTTTAGCTTTCACGGTCTTAATGAACGACAAGACCGCACAATGCCAGAGCACCTGACAAGAATATCTACCCTCTCCTTAACCGCTTCTCACACGGCCAGGCTGGTAGCAACCTAGTGGTTATCACCAGACCCTATCTATCATGCAGCAACACAGATGTCTCCAAGATCTACTTGGGTGAAAAGAGGCAGGATCTGGAAAGATGTGGAttcaatttgttttctaaaagctATCCATGAGAGAAATCATCCAACAAGAAATCATCGGTGCTGTTTCTGGAGAGGAACTAGGATTTAGGGTGTGCTGAAGACATACATCTCCTTAAACACCCAAGATGCTATTCAGATCATCACCTGGATACATGGCACTTCATTTTTAACAGTGACAGAGACCTTTGCAGAGCTTAGAGAAGGCCGGCCACCCACGCTCTGTAGCTGGGGCTGCAGCAACACCCACCTGTTATCTCCCAGTGGGATCAACAAGGGACAGTTAGCAAGAGGCGGTAACAGCTGGGAAACTACCACTTGCCTCTGAATCTTCCTGACCGACAGTGTGTGAAATTCCAACTTGCATGGCTTTGACACTGGGTCTTAGGCTCACTGCACCTGAGTTCTGAACCATAACAGAGTTCCTGGACAAGGTGTTGAGTCATCAGAGTTCTGGGGCCCTATGCGAGGTCAGCTCTCTCCTCTGCACCCGGGCCAGGGTTCCCATAGTTTTGAGGTTAGAAGGCAGGAGTAGTCACAGGAAATGACCCAGAAATCAATGATGTGGGGTTTGAGAGTAATCACACACCCACAACCGGAAGCCAAAGTTATCTCTCCCCAGCAGGTGAAATAGTCGGGCCTGCACGCAGCTCTTGAAGGCCTAAAATCAAAGGCCACAGAATCTCCTCCATATCTTACAGCCTCTGCAGCACCTCTCCTAACTAGGCTGGCCGGTTGGTAGGCTCTGAGGCCGGTCCAGGGATAATCCCCTGCTGGGGAAGAGAGGATGAACGGGGTGGGGCAGCTGTCAGCTCCCAAATTAAGCTTGAGAACGGCCtagatgggaggaggaggaggctggagaataacaataaaaagcaataaagagagaggaaggggaggggcttgCCAGGGTCAAAAAGGCAAGAGGCCCACCAAGGCACTCTAATTGTCTAGGCGGGACGGAAAGGGGACACCGCGGCGCCACTCTCCTGGGGGAGGGTCTCGACCTGTTTGATCGCGCCAGATCTGTAAAGAAGGGTTCCGACCCCCGTGGTCTGCCAACGGCGCCAGTCACCAACGTGCGCTCTGGGCCCCCGGAACTGCTAGGGAGCACCGCCCGCAACACCTTCCCAGCCCACCCAGCCCAGAGGACAGACAGGATGCCAGACGCTTTCGAGGAAAGGCGGGTGGGGAGAAGAAAGCCCTGGGCGCTGACGTTTGCAAGGACCTCACAAGCTCACGTCAAACCCCGGAGTTCACACTCCCGCCAAGTAGTGACTTTCTCGGGTCCAGAGTTCCCACACAGGGAGGCAACCCTGGGGCCCCGGTGTCTGTGCAGGGGGGAAAGGGAAGGCGGCTGGGGCAGTCTCCTCCCCGACCAACTCACCTTTAAGGAAGTAGACCCGCGGGCCGGCGGGCAGGCAGGCCAGCAGTGAGGTGAGCACGACGCGCGCGGCGCTCTCCTCCCGCAGCTTCTGCCAGTGGCGGCTGCCCTGGTCCAGCACGACCACCGCCGCcacgccgccgccgccctcctgCAGCAGCCGAGCGCGGGCCGCCTCGTCGGGCAGCACGTAGCGCGCCGACACCGCGCCGCCCCGGGCCCGCCGCAGCACCACCGAGTTGAGGTTGACGTTGAGCGAGCCGCGCACGCTCGACGCGGCGAAGGCCAGGTAGGGCCGGCAGTCGAGCACCACGCAGCGCGCCTCCGCCTCCTTGCGGAGCATCTTGCGCAGCTGGCGCCCGTCGAGCGATGTGACCTTCATGCCGCCGCCACCCAGTGGCCCGACGCTGCGCGCCCCACTGCTGCCAGAGGACGGGCGAGCCACCTCGCGGGGACTGTGGCCTGCAAACGGAGCCCGGCGCGAGGGGCCGCGCGACACTCTCCACGCCCCGCTCGCTCGGCACCCAGCCCCGCCACTCGCTGCCCTAGAAAACTGGGGATTCCTCCGGCAGCGCTGCGTTTTATGTGAATGAGTGCGTGTCCGATGACGTGAGTGCCCATATAAGGCCAAATATGGGTGTTTCCCCGCCCCTCTGCCCCGACCACGCCTCTGGGCGGGGCGTGCGTTACCCGTCTCCACCCACGGAGCAGGCTGGAGGGAGGTTGTCTTAGTCATAGCGAAAAAGAGGAAGTGGCGGGCGCCCGCTGCTTCTCTCGAGGGGCCCCGCGCGGAGAGACTCACTCACGCATCACCCGGGACTACCGGTGGGGTGTCAGGAACGCCACCAGGCTGAGGTGACCCACGCCGTgcgggaagaggaggaagcaaaTTCGGTTAGAGCCTGACCGGGGCCGCGCTGTGGAGCCcctcttggggggtgggggtgggggtgaatcCCTGTTGTGGCTGCGCTTGTAAGGGGATAGCATCTGAGATGAGCCGAGGTGCGGCGTGGCTTGCTCGTCTAGATGCTGGAGGCTTCTAACACGCTGCCCCCACTTTGGTTATCTTTTAATTTTCCGTAATAAAAGTTCCTGAGAGTAAAAAGGAATTGTGAATGGGTGAGACAGAGACTTCAAGTGGATTCTACCTTGGATGGATTGACAGCCCCCTTGCCCCCCTTTCGTCTCTCTCCAAAGATAAGGACAATAAACCACCAgagcttcatagtgagaccctgcatccggaaacaaaacaaaacaacacacacacacacaaatacactaaTTCAGGAGCTCTGTGGTTCTGGGAAGCTTGTGCGGAACTGTGAGGCTCAGTCCAATAAACTGTTGTCCAGGTGGCTTCTGGATTTGTGGGATTATGGTGGATAAAGTGTAATCCCAGGCTGTCCGCCCCGCCATTCTCTCTGGAGCCTCACGCTGCCTGCCCCCATTCTCGGAAAACTAAGAGTGATTCGTCCCCACTGCAAGTATTTATTGAGGGCTCTGCTAGCTGTCAGGACACGTGGGACGCAAATGTATCCAATCCCTCTGCCAACTAATCTCACTGTTATCTcttcatcaaaataaaacaaacccttGCATCCATTACAACCACCATAAgcagatgagatttttttttttaaaggagaaagcaGAAGTCACATTCTGCTATCAAATCAATCAATCCCAACAACAGTAATGGCTGGCCATTTGCTTCTGGGTCATATCTTCATTCCAGCAAAGGATTCAATCACTATCTACTCTGTCCTAAGTATACAGTGgctggcctgtaattccagcattttcgagactgagaagaagaaaaaaagtatcACAACCCTGAGGCCAATCTAAGCaatatagacaaaaaaaaaaaaaaaaaaaaaacccacaccaaacaaacaaagatgtcTCGAGCAGTTTCCACCCACGCCTTTCACAGATAATGCCCAGCTCCCACAGGGGCCAGTCTTGTGTGAGATGGTTGGTAACTCCGCTGGGGGCAGGACTCCACTCCATCAGCCCCAGCCCAGGGAGGAGGCCTGGCCCAGCCTCAGGCCTCTGTAAGTGTCTATGTCTGCACACCCATGGTGGGTGGGCTGCGGGGCAAGTGGAGGCTAGAGAAAGTTTCTCAGCGATGAGAACTGAGACAAACTTTAAAGAATGAGTAGAAAACCACTTGCTTTGAAGGAAGCAAATAGCCCAGCCTATTATGCCTGGAGGTGTTTGAAAGGCTCCTTCCTGCTCAGGAGAGAGAAATTAAGACTTCTTAAATCCATGGTTTTGTTTGAACTTTATTgtcctttcttttatttacttcatCGGTTTACATGTGTGTTGTGGTGCATGTGCTGGGGTCAGGACAGGTTACAAGgggccttttctttccttccatcatgggggcctagagatcaaactcaggttctgagccttcaccccccacccccatccccttgAAAGCATAGGGTGGCACTTTCTTCCCAGAGAGCTCCAGGCTGTCCGGAAATCATGGAAGAGGCCAGGCCAGGTTGGAATGGTACCACAGAGCTACAGCCTAGCACCCTGAGACCCTCACCTAGGACCAGACCTACACAGCAGGATTTGCTCCACTAGAAGCTcaacccatggtggctcacactaaGGTCCTAGAACTGCACACCAGCCAGTCTGGGCTGCCCCCTTCAAGAGACATGAATTCCATGTCTGGAAgctacaacaaagaaaaaaatcctgtcaCCTTGCCCCATGAGGCCCGAAGGCTCAGGCTGCATGTGTTACTTTACGTAGTGCCCAGCCCATTTGCCTTTTCCCACAGTAGCCAATGAAAACGTGTCCcatccttaaaaacaaaagagaactcGAGACATTCAGATGCTATGTACTGGGTCATAGTGACCTGATTGGATTACCATATGGGGTCATCAGGGAAGTGGCTCTGTGTAGGATGGAGGGTTTACCTGAGAGTGGGAGTGGGGTCCAGACTGAGGTC
This portion of the Apodemus sylvaticus chromosome 1, mApoSyl1.1, whole genome shotgun sequence genome encodes:
- the Dusp5 gene encoding dual specificity protein phosphatase 5, giving the protein MKVTSLDGRQLRKMLRKEAEARCVVLDCRPYLAFAASSVRGSLNVNLNSVVLRRARGGAVSARYVLPDEAARARLLQEGGGGVAAVVVLDQGSRHWQKLREESAARVVLTSLLACLPAGPRVYFLKGGYETFYSQYPECCVDVKPSSQEKIEGERGLLSQCGKPILSVAHRPAYDQGGPVEILPFLYLGSAYHASKCEFLANLHITALLNVSRRTSEACTTHLHYKWIPVEDSHTADISSHFQEAIDFIDCVREEGGKVLVHCEAGVSRSPTICMAYLMKTKQLRLKEAFDYVKQRRSVVSPNFGFLGQLLQYESEILPSTPTPQPPSCQGEAASSPFIDHLQTLSPDLQGSFYTFPTSVLAPVPTHSTVTEIHRSPVATATSC